A genomic window from Gemmatimonadaceae bacterium includes:
- a CDS encoding aldo/keto reductase — protein sequence MRAPPPLELRSFGRSGATTILGLGTRQLAEAGQQATIRVIREAIDAGVNVLEVSPGFADGRAEKWVGMALKDGYRDKVSLVWQCAAYLRDYKTSMAQLEATLAVLKTDRVEVFSFHQVNYDNDPDWMYDHGGLDAAQEARDQGRARWIGFHAEKSPHIALKLLARGFIWDVALMPLNPFDASFRSFEKQVLPEVIRRGGSVIGTKALAGGAVNGSKVVKVDDAFRYVWSLPVSSVLVGCDSSPVLKKTLKAATTYKPFHAGEMDAVRAKARAMAGDGRFERYKTTQEFDSAAGLAVHGY from the coding sequence ATGCGCGCACCTCCTCCGTTGGAGCTTCGCAGTTTCGGTCGCAGCGGCGCGACCACCATCCTCGGGCTCGGCACACGCCAGCTCGCCGAGGCTGGACAGCAGGCGACCATCCGCGTCATCCGCGAAGCGATCGATGCCGGGGTGAACGTGCTCGAGGTTTCGCCGGGCTTTGCCGACGGGCGCGCCGAGAAATGGGTCGGGATGGCGCTCAAGGACGGCTATCGCGACAAGGTCTCATTGGTGTGGCAATGCGCCGCGTACCTCCGGGACTACAAGACGTCGATGGCCCAACTCGAGGCCACGTTGGCGGTGCTCAAGACGGACCGGGTCGAGGTGTTCAGCTTTCACCAGGTGAACTACGACAACGATCCGGATTGGATGTACGACCACGGCGGGCTCGATGCGGCGCAGGAAGCGCGGGATCAGGGTCGCGCACGCTGGATCGGTTTCCACGCGGAGAAGTCGCCGCACATCGCGCTCAAGCTGCTGGCGCGCGGCTTCATCTGGGACGTGGCGCTGATGCCGCTGAACCCGTTCGATGCCTCGTTCCGCTCCTTTGAAAAGCAGGTGCTTCCCGAGGTGATCCGTCGCGGTGGGTCGGTGATCGGCACGAAGGCGTTGGCGGGCGGCGCCGTGAACGGCTCGAAGGTCGTGAAGGTGGACGACGCGTTCCGCTACGTGTGGTCGTTGCCCGTGAGTAGCGTACTCGTGGGCTGCGACTCGAGCCCGGTGCTCAAGAAGACGCTCAAGGCGGCGACCACCTACAAGCCCTTCCACGCCGGCGAGATGGACGCCGTGCGTGCGAAGGCGCGCGCGATGGCCGGCGACGGGCGATTCGAGCGCTACAAGACCACGCAGGAATTCGACTCGGCCGCCGGCTTGGCGGTCCACGGCTACTGA
- a CDS encoding M20/M25/M40 family metallo-hydrolase, producing the protein MSVRSLARRAIGAAALALLPTVVSAQAPIPGFSRAATEAQRNAERAAIARPDTARAQALARALADRPHIAGTPAQARTRDLVIAAMREAGLETEIGEYHVWLPHTVDYGVWRIRPEPKELDLREGRVPEDPTTMQHDEYPTVNGYSGTGDVTGEVVYVNYGLIEDYAQLDSIGVSVRGKIVIARYGRSFRGIKAREAEKRGALALLMYSDPQDDGYVRGDVYPEGPYRNERGVQRGSVMNGAGDPSTPGYPSKPGARRIPLDSMPVPRIPVLPLSYGNAIELLRDVRGRDIPASWQGGLPFRYHVGPGPVVARVRVFSDSATAAIKPIWNTYGIIRGTDFPDELVIIGAHRDAWSPGAVDNVSGTVSVVEAARAVAAQMRAGWRPRRTLVFATWDAEEWGLVGSTEYVEDDSLRLMRGAVAYLNQDVSASGPSFGGGGSPSLRGLLRDAAKTVPDPSGAGSVYDVWRARVRPAEGEEPAMGDPGGGSDFAGFYNHLGIPHSDWGFGGGNGIYHSNYDSYTFMERFGDPGYRYHAAAARIGAVMMMRLANADVLPYDYAEFARTMRRYLAPVDRALQQRGWRGSSAPLAAAIDRMERAAQSFNATRDSALAAGVPRARQIPANAALREVERAMTRPEGLRSRPWYRNLIYVADVDNGYGTMVFPSVNEAIRYGSEALFAAEMQDLVERFDAATGAIERATRALRGR; encoded by the coding sequence ATGTCCGTTCGGTCCTTGGCCCGTCGCGCAATCGGCGCGGCGGCGCTCGCTCTCCTGCCGACCGTCGTCTCGGCGCAGGCCCCGATTCCCGGATTCTCGCGCGCCGCCACCGAGGCGCAGCGCAACGCCGAGCGCGCCGCCATTGCGCGGCCGGACACCGCCCGGGCGCAGGCCTTGGCGCGCGCGCTGGCCGACCGTCCGCACATTGCCGGGACGCCGGCTCAGGCGCGCACGCGCGACCTCGTCATCGCGGCGATGCGCGAGGCCGGGTTGGAGACGGAGATCGGCGAGTATCACGTGTGGTTGCCGCACACCGTGGACTATGGCGTGTGGCGCATCCGGCCCGAGCCCAAGGAACTCGACCTGCGCGAGGGCCGCGTGCCGGAAGATCCGACCACGATGCAGCACGACGAGTACCCGACGGTCAACGGCTACAGCGGGACCGGCGACGTCACCGGCGAAGTGGTGTACGTCAACTACGGATTGATCGAGGACTACGCACAACTGGACTCGATCGGCGTGAGCGTGCGCGGCAAGATCGTCATCGCACGCTACGGCCGCAGCTTCCGCGGCATCAAGGCGCGCGAAGCCGAGAAACGCGGCGCGCTGGCGCTGCTGATGTACTCCGACCCGCAGGACGATGGCTACGTGCGCGGCGACGTGTATCCCGAGGGCCCGTACCGCAACGAGCGCGGTGTGCAGCGCGGCAGCGTGATGAACGGGGCCGGCGATCCGTCGACGCCGGGCTACCCGTCCAAGCCGGGCGCCCGCCGCATTCCGCTGGACTCGATGCCGGTGCCGCGCATCCCGGTGCTGCCGCTGTCGTATGGCAACGCCATCGAGTTGCTGCGCGACGTGCGCGGCCGCGACATCCCCGCGAGTTGGCAAGGCGGCTTGCCGTTCCGCTACCACGTCGGGCCGGGGCCGGTGGTGGCGCGGGTGCGCGTGTTCAGCGATTCGGCGACGGCCGCTATCAAGCCGATCTGGAACACCTACGGCATCATCCGCGGCACCGACTTCCCCGACGAGCTGGTGATCATCGGGGCGCACCGCGACGCGTGGAGCCCCGGCGCCGTGGACAACGTCTCGGGCACGGTGAGCGTGGTGGAGGCGGCGCGCGCGGTGGCGGCGCAGATGCGTGCGGGCTGGCGCCCGCGGCGCACGCTGGTCTTCGCGACTTGGGACGCCGAGGAGTGGGGCCTCGTCGGGTCCACTGAGTACGTCGAGGACGATTCGCTGCGGCTGATGCGCGGCGCCGTCGCATACCTCAACCAAGACGTCTCGGCGAGCGGACCGTCGTTCGGCGGCGGCGGTAGCCCGAGTCTGCGCGGGTTGCTGCGTGACGCCGCCAAGACCGTGCCGGACCCAAGCGGCGCCGGCAGCGTGTACGACGTGTGGCGCGCGCGCGTGCGCCCGGCCGAGGGCGAAGAGCCGGCGATGGGCGATCCGGGCGGCGGCAGTGACTTCGCCGGCTTCTACAACCACCTCGGCATTCCGCACAGCGACTGGGGCTTCGGCGGCGGCAACGGCATCTATCACTCGAACTACGACTCCTACACGTTTATGGAGCGCTTCGGGGATCCGGGCTATCGCTATCACGCGGCGGCGGCGCGCATCGGCGCAGTGATGATGATGCGGCTCGCGAACGCCGACGTGCTGCCCTACGACTACGCGGAGTTCGCGCGCACGATGCGTCGGTACCTCGCGCCGGTCGACCGTGCGCTGCAGCAGCGCGGCTGGCGCGGCTCCTCGGCGCCGCTGGCGGCGGCGATCGACCGGATGGAACGCGCGGCGCAATCGTTCAATGCGACGCGCGATTCCGCGCTCGCGGCGGGCGTGCCGCGCGCCCGTCAGATTCCCGCCAACGCCGCGCTGCGCGAGGTCGAGCGCGCGATGACACGGCCGGAGGGCTTGCGTTCTCGGCCGTGGTATAGGAATCTCATATACGTCGCCGATGTCGATAACGGCTACGGCACGATGGTTTTTCCGTCCGTGAACGAAGCGATTCGCTACGGCAGCGAGGCATTGTTCGCAGCGGAGATGCAGGACCTGGTCGAGCGCTTCGACGCCGCGACCGGAGCGATTGAACGCGCGACGCGCGCGTTGCGAGGGCGCTAG
- the moeB gene encoding molybdopterin-synthase adenylyltransferase MoeB, producing the protein MSLSPDDRQRYARHLSLPLVGAQGQERLKAASVLVVGLGGLGSPAALYLAAAGVGRLGLLDHDTVAVHNLQRQILHDTPSVGRAKTDSARARIEALNPDVRLETWHLALTRENVRGIVADYDVVVDGTDTFTTRYLLNDACVLEGRPLVHASVHRFEGQVAVFGTRDGPCYRCLHPEPPPPGSVPSCAEGGVLGVLPGLLGTLQATEAIKWILGIGTSLSGRMLAVDALGMRFTQVAIDRDPNCEWCATRTRQALLDDYAAFCGEAPPAESVPSGARDIRPADAAPLVASGDLLLLDVREDWEVATAAVAGALHVPMSLVPARQTTLPRDRPVAVLCHHGMRSAMVAEYLRSAGHPQVLNVTGGIDRWSVEVDPQVPRY; encoded by the coding sequence ATGTCGCTCTCGCCCGATGATCGGCAGCGCTACGCGCGCCATCTCTCATTGCCACTGGTCGGTGCGCAGGGACAGGAGCGCCTGAAGGCCGCCTCGGTGCTCGTCGTCGGGCTTGGGGGATTGGGATCGCCGGCCGCACTGTATCTCGCCGCCGCAGGAGTCGGCCGACTCGGCCTGCTCGACCACGATACGGTCGCCGTGCACAACCTGCAGCGCCAGATCCTCCACGACACGCCGTCGGTGGGGCGCGCCAAGACGGACTCGGCACGCGCGCGGATCGAGGCGTTGAATCCAGACGTGCGCCTCGAGACCTGGCACCTGGCGCTCACGCGCGAGAACGTCCGCGGCATCGTGGCGGACTATGATGTCGTCGTAGACGGCACCGACACGTTCACCACGCGCTACCTGCTCAATGACGCCTGTGTGCTGGAGGGGCGGCCGCTCGTGCACGCGAGCGTGCATCGCTTCGAGGGCCAGGTGGCGGTGTTCGGCACACGAGACGGACCCTGCTATCGCTGCCTGCACCCGGAACCGCCGCCGCCGGGGAGCGTCCCGAGTTGCGCCGAAGGCGGTGTGCTCGGCGTGCTGCCCGGATTGCTCGGCACGCTGCAGGCAACCGAGGCAATCAAGTGGATCCTCGGGATCGGGACGTCGCTCAGCGGACGGATGTTGGCGGTGGACGCGCTCGGAATGCGCTTCACGCAGGTGGCCATCGACCGCGACCCCAACTGCGAATGGTGCGCCACGCGCACGCGGCAGGCGTTGCTCGACGATTACGCCGCGTTCTGCGGCGAGGCGCCGCCTGCCGAGAGCGTGCCAAGCGGTGCGCGCGACATCCGTCCGGCGGATGCGGCGCCGCTGGTCGCGTCAGGCGACCTGCTGCTGCTCGACGTGCGGGAGGACTGGGAGGTCGCGACCGCCGCCGTGGCCGGGGCGCTGCACGTGCCGATGTCGCTGGTGCCGGCGCGGCAGACGACCCTGCCGCGCGACCGTCCCGTCGCTGTGCTCTGCCATCACGGGATGCGCAGTGCGATGGTCGCGGAGTACCTGCGCAGCGCCGGACATCCGCAGGTGCTGAACGTGACGGGCGGCATCGATCGGTGGAGCGTCGAGGTAGACCCGCAGGTTCCGCGGTACTGA
- a CDS encoding alpha/beta fold hydrolase, protein MALLLWALGLTALTWAQRAWRAARRERKFRRRFPAGPDGIVIGAEPRTYVGDPHRAILLIHGYNDSPKSLDDIAQRLHAAGWTVRLPLLAGHGRSLEAWDDWRADEVWTQVREEYAALRARYGVVVVGGLSMGGALACWLAAEADADGVVLFAPMLFVPRPMEVAVSTARVWSALTRYIAGGGQRSIRDPDAQRRSISYGCSTRRSLEALERIAASAVPRLDFVKVPTLVCQSREDNRLPEDQSRRAYARLGAVDKSAHWVTGAGHVLTMDYGWPALADYVAAWLDARWPARGPSARPAD, encoded by the coding sequence GTGGCGCTGTTGCTGTGGGCCCTCGGACTGACAGCGCTGACGTGGGCGCAACGCGCGTGGCGCGCGGCGCGACGAGAACGGAAGTTCCGTCGTCGCTTTCCGGCGGGACCCGACGGCATCGTGATCGGCGCCGAGCCGCGCACGTACGTGGGCGATCCGCATCGCGCGATCTTGCTGATCCACGGCTATAACGATTCTCCGAAGTCGCTGGACGACATCGCGCAGCGCCTGCACGCCGCCGGCTGGACGGTGCGCCTGCCATTGTTGGCCGGTCACGGACGCTCGCTCGAAGCCTGGGACGATTGGCGCGCGGATGAAGTGTGGACGCAAGTGCGTGAGGAGTACGCGGCCCTGCGAGCGCGGTACGGGGTGGTGGTGGTCGGCGGCCTGTCGATGGGTGGCGCATTGGCGTGCTGGCTGGCGGCGGAGGCGGACGCGGACGGCGTGGTGCTGTTCGCCCCGATGCTCTTCGTGCCGCGACCGATGGAAGTCGCGGTGAGCACGGCGCGCGTGTGGTCGGCGCTGACGCGGTACATCGCAGGCGGCGGGCAACGCTCGATTCGCGACCCGGACGCCCAACGTCGCAGCATCAGCTACGGGTGCTCCACGCGGCGCTCGCTCGAGGCCTTGGAGCGCATTGCGGCGAGCGCCGTGCCGCGGTTGGACTTCGTGAAGGTGCCGACGCTGGTGTGTCAATCGCGCGAGGACAACCGCCTCCCCGAGGACCAGAGCCGACGCGCCTACGCGCGACTCGGGGCGGTGGACAAGTCAGCGCACTGGGTGACTGGGGCGGGACACGTGCTCACGATGGACTATGGCTGGCCGGCGCTCGCCGACTACGTCGCGGCGTGGCTGGACGCACGCTGGCCGGCGCGCGGTCCCTCGGCACGCCCGGCCGACTAG